A stretch of Flavobacterium sp. N1994 DNA encodes these proteins:
- a CDS encoding T9SS type A sorting domain-containing protein, producing MMKNYAIKTPVLLAFFLFLSFNFTTLAQSKTGKGSEHNNNFRRTSSQNITRNSAPTQGTLSTSTVTACDSYTWPVTGLTYNITGIYGSGGGITQLFNDQTAWDNSATTYGATVAFNNLAGIPAATTLNLTIGSTNVTLSAPSGMYSSGTFVGTNNPQEPITITFSPAIYGVAGNFFVTNISDNIINGNVTASYSDSAVDSRNVNSDTETYGYFSTTPLTSVILTTTTSNRFISLKNLSIATNPASTDTLDLTIITPATPTFPVVAPICEGNTLAALPTTSNNGITGTWSPAIDNTNTTTCTFTPDSGQCATNTTKTITVFPITAHSTSMTACNSYTWPINGVTYNASGSYTTTIPITDTSEIDDFNLWVQHALSFNATIVLNDLSTIPATNPTTFTLGSTNVTMSAPGGMYSSGSFLGTANPNNPITITFNPPVYGVSANYFTTDINDAVISGNVTVTYSDGHVQSRTVTTDTDTFGYFNNNLISSIVFSSSTNVPNHYVSIKNFAVATNPTSCSTETLDLTINTTPPPGDTRATAINVSTPNYTTTGNNLAANCYTDTFGTPAPDVWYKVTLDACAQSLSLNTCTGTNFDTILRVFTQDGTTELANSDDDCGLTRQSSITGLDVSSEDVVYVLVDGYYGLGEEQGTYGLNITQTLLPQTAPTFTTISPICNGDALSLPTTSNNGYTGTWSPAIDNTTTTTYTFTPSAGLCASTANLTVTVNQPITPTFTAVSPICNGDSLSPLPTTSNNGYTGTWSPALDNTITTIYTFTPDAGQCAATTTLTITVNQPVTPTFTAIAPICNGDSLSPLPTTSNNGYTGTWSPALDNTTTTTYTFTPTAGQCAATASLTITVNQPITPTFTAMAPICNGDSLSLPTTSNNGYIGTWSPTLDNTTTTTYTFTPNTGQCATTTSLTVNVNQPVTPTFTAVAPICNGDALSALPTTSNNGYIGTWSPTLDNTTTTTYTFTPNTGQCATTTSLTVNVNQPVTPTFTAVAPICNGDALSALPTTSNNGYTGSWSPALDNTTTTTYTFTPDAGQCATNASLTITVNQPITPTFTSVSPICNGDSLSALPTTSNNGYIGTWSPALDNTTSTTYTFTSDAGQCATNASLTITVNQPVTPTFTAVAPICNGDSLSALTTTSNNGYTGTWSPAIDNTTTAAYTFTPTAGQCATTASLTITVNQPVTPTFTAVAPICNGDTVSLPTTSNNGYIGTWSPVIDNTATTTYTFTPDAGQCATTASLTITVNQPVTPTFTAVAPICNGDSLSALPTTSNNGYTGTWSSALNNTATTTYTFTPDAGQCASTASLTITVNQPVTPNFTAVSPICNGDSLSALPTTSNNGYTGTWSPALNNTATTTYTFTPDAGQCASTASLTITVNHPLTPTFTPVAPICNGDTVSLPTTSNNGYNGTWSPAIDNTATTTYTFTPDAGQCASTTTFTITVNQPITPTFTAVATICNGDTLSALPTTSNNGYTGTWSPALDNTATTTYTFTPDAGQCSSTTTLTITVNQPVTPTFTTVAPICNGDSLLALPTTSNNGYTGSWSPALDNTATTTYTFTPDAGQCATTASLTITVNQPVTPTFTPIAPICNGDALSALPTTSNNGYTGTWSPALDITATTTYTFTPDAGQCASTTSLTITVNQPVTPTFTAIAPICNGDTVSLPTTSNNGISGTWSPALDNTTTTTYTFTPDAGQCAITATLTINVNQPITSTFTAVAAICNGDLLSALPTTSNNGISGTWSPALDNSTTTNYTFTPDAGQCATTASLTITVNQPVTPTFTAVAVICNGDSLSALPTTSNNGISGTWSPALDNSTTTNYTFTPDAGQCASTASLTITVNQPVTPTFTAVTPICNGETLTALPTTSNNGYTGSWSPALDNTTTTTYTFTPDAGQCATTASLTITVNQPVTIPTFTAVNPICNGNTLTALPTTSNNNISGTWSPALYNTTTTTYTFTPNIGQCGVVTTLTIIVNQPVTPTFTAVAPICNGDVVVLPTISNNGISGTWSPAIDNTSTTTYTFTPNAGQCGVATTLTITVNQPITPIFTAVAPICNGDSLSALPTTSNNGISGTWSPVLDNTTTTTYTFTPNAGQCATTASLTITVNQPLTPTFTAVAPICNGDPLVGLPTTSNNGFTGTWSPALDNTVTTTYTFTPDAGQCAALGTMTITVNTANTPTGNATQTFPVANLNDATIANIVVSPANVVWYGSLADAQTGSNALATSTVLTNGATYYAVNVVGSCSSTPLAVTVTVSLGSDAFDDLHFAYYPNPTSSVVTISYSRNITQITLVNLIGQTLMTKETNATEVQVDLSRFAEATYFIKVVADDKEKIIKVIKKR from the coding sequence ATGATGAAAAATTACGCAATTAAAACACCTGTGCTTTTAGCATTCTTTTTGTTCCTATCATTTAATTTTACAACTTTAGCCCAATCAAAAACTGGAAAAGGTTCAGAACACAATAATAATTTCCGTCGAACTTCATCTCAAAACATAACCCGAAATAGCGCACCAACTCAAGGCACTTTAAGCACTTCAACTGTGACAGCTTGCGATAGTTATACTTGGCCTGTAACGGGTCTAACTTATAACATCACTGGAATTTATGGCTCAGGCGGAGGTATAACTCAGCTTTTTAATGATCAGACCGCATGGGACAATTCAGCAACTACTTATGGAGCAACCGTTGCGTTCAATAATTTAGCGGGAATTCCTGCAGCTACTACATTAAATTTAACTATTGGGAGTACTAATGTAACTTTGAGTGCTCCAAGTGGCATGTATTCTAGTGGTACTTTTGTAGGTACAAACAATCCACAAGAACCCATCACTATAACTTTTAGTCCAGCTATTTATGGTGTTGCTGGCAATTTTTTTGTTACTAATATTTCAGACAATATCATAAATGGAAACGTTACAGCTTCCTATTCTGATAGTGCCGTTGACAGCCGAAACGTAAATTCAGATACTGAAACTTACGGCTATTTTTCGACAACTCCTTTAACTAGTGTTATTTTAACAACTACTACCTCAAATAGATTTATCTCCCTAAAAAATTTAAGTATTGCTACTAATCCAGCTTCAACTGATACTTTAGATTTAACTATTATTACCCCAGCTACACCAACTTTCCCTGTTGTAGCACCAATATGTGAAGGAAATACTTTAGCAGCATTGCCAACTACTTCTAATAATGGAATTACTGGAACTTGGTCACCAGCTATAGATAACACAAACACCACTACATGTACATTTACACCTGACAGTGGACAATGTGCAACTAATACTACCAAAACAATTACTGTATTTCCTATTACAGCTCATTCTACAAGTATGACAGCATGTAATAGTTATACATGGCCAATTAATGGAGTAACCTATAACGCTAGCGGTTCCTATACAACCACAATCCCAATAACAGACACTTCAGAAATAGATGATTTTAATTTATGGGTTCAACATGCACTTTCTTTCAACGCTACTATAGTTTTGAATGATCTTAGCACTATTCCAGCAACCAATCCAACAACTTTTACTCTAGGTTCAACTAATGTTACCATGTCTGCACCCGGAGGAATGTATTCTAGCGGAAGTTTTCTTGGAACAGCCAACCCAAATAATCCGATAACAATAACATTTAACCCTCCTGTATATGGTGTATCTGCCAATTATTTTACAACCGATATTAACGATGCCGTTATTTCAGGAAATGTGACCGTTACTTATTCTGATGGTCACGTACAAAGTAGAACAGTTACTACAGACACAGATACTTTTGGCTATTTTAATAACAATTTAATAAGTAGTATTGTTTTTAGTTCATCAACAAATGTCCCTAATCATTATGTTTCGATAAAAAATTTCGCTGTGGCTACTAATCCTACCAGTTGTAGTACAGAAACATTAGACCTGACCATAAATACAACTCCACCTCCTGGAGACACTCGTGCTACAGCAATAAATGTTTCAACACCAAATTATACTACGACAGGGAACAACCTTGCAGCAAATTGTTATACTGATACATTTGGGACTCCTGCACCAGATGTTTGGTATAAAGTTACTTTAGATGCTTGTGCTCAATCTTTAAGTTTAAACACTTGTACTGGAACCAATTTTGATACTATTTTGAGAGTATTTACTCAAGATGGAACAACTGAATTAGCCAATAGTGATGATGATTGTGGACTTACTAGACAATCTTCAATAACTGGATTGGATGTTTCATCAGAAGATGTTGTTTATGTTTTGGTAGATGGATATTATGGTTTGGGTGAAGAACAAGGTACTTATGGATTGAATATTACACAAACCTTATTGCCACAAACTGCACCAACTTTTACAACTATTTCACCCATTTGTAATGGAGATGCATTATCATTGCCAACTACTTCCAATAATGGATACACCGGAACTTGGTCGCCAGCGATTGATAATACAACAACCACCACATATACATTTACTCCAAGTGCAGGTCTTTGTGCCTCAACTGCCAATCTAACGGTGACTGTTAATCAGCCAATAACTCCAACTTTTACGGCAGTTAGTCCAATTTGCAATGGTGATTCATTATCCCCTTTGCCAACTACTTCAAATAATGGCTATACAGGAACTTGGTCCCCAGCACTAGACAATACAATTACAACCATTTACACATTTACACCTGATGCTGGTCAATGTGCAGCTACTACAACTTTAACGATAACGGTTAATCAACCCGTAACGCCAACCTTCACAGCTATTGCTCCTATTTGTAATGGCGATTCATTATCCCCTTTACCAACTACTTCTAATAATGGATACACAGGAACTTGGTCGCCTGCTTTAGACAATACAACCACCACAACTTATACATTTACACCAACTGCAGGTCAATGTGCTGCAACTGCTTCTTTGACAATAACTGTTAATCAACCTATAACACCAACTTTTACCGCTATGGCTCCTATATGTAATGGAGATTCCTTATCCTTACCTACAACTTCCAATAATGGATACATAGGAACTTGGTCACCAACCCTAGATAATACAACAACCACAACTTATACTTTCACACCAAATACTGGTCAGTGTGCAACAACAACTTCTTTGACAGTAAATGTTAATCAACCTGTAACACCAACCTTTACAGCAGTCGCTCCAATATGTAATGGTGATGCTTTATCGGCTTTACCTACAACTTCCAATAATGGATACATAGGAACTTGGTCACCAACCCTAGATAATACAACAACCACAACTTATACTTTCACACCAAATACTGGTCAGTGTGCAACAACAACTTCTTTGACAGTAAATGTTAATCAACCTGTAACACCAACCTTTACAGCAGTCGCTCCAATATGTAATGGTGATGCTTTATCGGCTTTACCAACGACTTCCAATAATGGATATACTGGAAGTTGGTCTCCAGCTTTAGATAATACTACTACCACAACTTATACCTTCACTCCTGATGCTGGTCAGTGTGCTACAAATGCTTCATTAACTATTACGGTTAATCAACCCATAACGCCAACCTTTACTTCGGTTTCTCCAATATGTAATGGTGATTCTTTATCGGCTTTGCCAACGACTTCTAATAATGGATATATAGGAACTTGGTCACCTGCTTTAGATAATACTACATCTACAACATATACCTTTACTTCTGATGCTGGTCAGTGTGCTACAAATGCTTCATTAACTATTACGGTTAATCAACCTGTGACACCAACTTTTACAGCAGTCGCTCCTATTTGTAATGGAGATTCTTTATCGGCTTTGACAACAACTTCCAATAATGGATATACTGGAACTTGGTCACCAGCTATAGATAATACTACAACCGCGGCTTATACGTTTACACCAACTGCTGGTCAGTGTGCAACTACAGCTTCTTTAACTATTACAGTTAATCAACCTGTGACGCCAACTTTTACAGCAGTAGCTCCTATTTGTAATGGAGATACCGTATCGTTACCAACGACTTCCAATAATGGCTATATAGGAACTTGGTCGCCTGTTATAGATAATACAGCTACAACGACTTATACGTTTACTCCTGATGCCGGTCAATGTGCTACAACAGCTTCTTTAACTATTACAGTTAATCAACCTGTGACACCAACTTTCACAGCTGTAGCTCCTATTTGTAATGGAGATTCTTTATCAGCTTTACCAACAACTTCCAATAACGGATATACAGGAACTTGGTCATCTGCTTTAAATAATACAGCAACTACAACTTATACATTCACTCCTGATGCTGGACAATGTGCAAGTACAGCTTCTTTGACAATAACAGTTAATCAACCTGTAACACCAAATTTTACTGCGGTATCTCCTATTTGTAATGGAGATTCTTTATCAGCTTTACCAACAACTTCCAATAACGGATATACAGGAACTTGGTCACCTGCTTTAAATAATACAGCAACTACAACTTATACCTTTACTCCTGATGCTGGTCAGTGTGCAAGTACAGCATCTTTAACTATTACGGTTAATCATCCTCTGACACCAACTTTTACTCCAGTAGCTCCTATTTGTAATGGAGATACGGTATCGTTGCCAACTACTTCTAATAATGGATATAATGGAACTTGGTCGCCAGCTATAGATAATACAGCAACTACAACTTATACATTCACTCCAGATGCTGGTCAGTGTGCAAGTACAACTACTTTTACAATCACAGTTAATCAACCTATAACACCAACTTTCACAGCAGTGGCTACTATCTGTAATGGTGATACATTATCAGCTTTGCCAACTACATCTAATAATGGATATACAGGTACTTGGTCACCTGCTTTAGATAATACAGCAACTACTACTTATACCTTTACTCCTGATGCTGGTCAGTGTTCAAGTACAACTACTTTAACAATCACAGTTAATCAACCAGTAACGCCAACTTTTACAACAGTAGCTCCTATTTGTAATGGAGATTCATTATTAGCTTTACCAACAACTTCCAATAACGGATATACTGGATCTTGGTCACCTGCCTTAGATAATACAGCAACGACAACTTATACATTCACTCCTGATGCTGGACAATGTGCAACTACAGCTTCTTTGACTATTACGGTTAATCAACCTGTGACACCAACTTTTACGCCAATAGCTCCTATTTGTAATGGAGATGCACTATCAGCTTTACCAACAACTTCCAATAACGGATATACTGGAACTTGGTCACCTGCTCTAGATATTACAGCAACTACAACTTATACCTTTACTCCTGATGCGGGTCAGTGTGCAAGTACAACTTCTTTAACTATTACGGTTAATCAACCAGTAACACCAACTTTTACGGCTATAGCCCCTATTTGTAATGGAGATACGGTATCGTTGCCAACTACTTCTAATAATGGAATTTCAGGTACTTGGTCACCGGCTTTGGATAACACAACTACTACAACTTATACCTTTACACCTGATGCTGGACAATGCGCAATTACAGCTACATTGACAATAAATGTTAATCAACCTATAACATCAACTTTCACAGCAGTGGCTGCTATTTGTAATGGAGATTTATTATCAGCTTTACCAACTACTTCCAATAATGGAATTTCAGGTACTTGGTCACCAGCTTTGGATAACTCAACTACTACAAATTACACATTCACTCCTGATGCTGGACAATGTGCAACTACAGCTTCTTTAACTATTACAGTTAATCAACCTGTTACACCAACCTTCACAGCGGTGGCTGTTATCTGTAATGGAGATTCTTTATCAGCTTTACCAACTACTTCCAATAATGGAATTTCAGGTACTTGGTCACCAGCTTTGGATAACTCAACTACTACAAATTACACATTCACTCCTGATGCTGGTCAATGTGCAAGTACAGCTTCATTAACTATTACGGTTAATCAACCAGTGACACCAACTTTTACGGCTGTAACTCCTATATGTAATGGTGAAACTTTAACTGCTTTACCAACAACATCTAACAATGGATACACGGGTAGTTGGTCGCCAGCTTTGGATAATACAACGACGACAACTTATACATTCACTCCTGATGCGGGACAATGCGCAACAACAGCTTCGTTGACTATAACGGTTAATCAACCTGTTACCATACCAACATTTACAGCAGTGAATCCAATATGTAATGGTAATACACTAACAGCCTTACCAACTACTTCTAATAATAATATATCAGGTACTTGGTCGCCTGCTTTATATAATACAACAACTACAACTTATACATTCACTCCTAATATCGGACAATGTGGCGTTGTAACAACTTTAACAATAATCGTTAATCAACCCGTTACGCCAACTTTTACAGCAGTAGCTCCTATTTGTAACGGAGATGTTGTAGTCTTGCCTACAATCTCAAATAATGGAATTTCTGGAACTTGGTCGCCCGCCATAGATAATACAAGTACTACCACTTACACCTTTACTCCTAATGCTGGACAATGTGGTGTTGCTACAACTTTAACTATAACGGTTAATCAACCTATAACGCCAATATTTACTGCGGTGGCTCCTATTTGTAATGGAGATTCTTTATCGGCTTTGCCAACGACTTCCAATAATGGAATTTCAGGTACTTGGTCACCAGTTTTGGATAACACAACGACTACAACTTACACATTCACTCCAAATGCTGGGCAGTGTGCCACAACAGCTTCTTTGACAATAACGGTTAATCAACCTCTTACACCAACCTTTACTGCGGTGGCTCCTATTTGTAATGGAGATCCATTAGTAGGTTTGCCAACTACTTCTAATAATGGGTTTACGGGAACTTGGTCACCTGCTTTAGATAATACTGTAACTACAACATATACATTCACTCCAGATGCTGGTCAATGTGCAGCATTAGGTACTATGACTATCACTGTTAATACCGCCAATACCCCAACAGGAAACGCTACACAAACATTCCCAGTAGCTAATTTGAATGATGCTACAATTGCAAATATTGTTGTGAGTCCAGCAAATGTGGTGTGGTATGGTTCGTTAGCCGATGCTCAAACAGGAAGTAATGCATTAGCAACATCAACAGTACTTACTAATGGCGCTACTTATTATGCTGTCAATGTTGTTGGGTCTTGTTCTAGTACTCCTCTTGCTGTTACGGTAACTGTTAGTTTAGGCAGTGATGCATTTGATGATTTACATTTTGCTTATTATCCAAATCCAACTTCATCTGTGGTTACCATTTCGTATTCTAGAAACATTACTCAAATAACATTGGTTAACCTAATTGGCCAAACCTTGATGACAAAAGAAACAAATGCAACGGAAGTTCAAGTGGATTTATCTCGATTTGCTGAAGCCACTTATTTCATTAAAGTAGTTGCGGATGATAAAGAGAAAATCATTAAGGTCATTAAGAAAAGATAG
- a CDS encoding deoxynucleoside kinase, whose product MHIAVAGNIGAGKTTLTRFLAKQFKWEPHFEDVVDNPYLDDFYHQMERWSFNLQIYFLNSRFRQVLQIRESGKNIIQDRTIYEDAHIFAPNLHAMGLMTNRDFENYSSLFELMEGLVGAPDLLIYLRSSIPNLVSQIHKRGRDYENTISIDYLSRLNERYEAWIHTYDKGKLLIIDVDNIDFVNNPEDLGFVIDKINAEINGLF is encoded by the coding sequence ATGCACATAGCGGTAGCAGGAAACATCGGAGCAGGAAAGACAACGTTAACACGATTTTTAGCCAAACAATTCAAATGGGAACCTCATTTTGAAGATGTAGTTGACAATCCTTATTTGGATGATTTTTATCACCAAATGGAACGTTGGAGTTTTAACTTGCAGATTTATTTCTTGAACTCTCGTTTTCGCCAAGTGTTGCAAATTCGCGAAAGTGGAAAAAATATTATTCAAGATAGAACGATCTATGAAGATGCTCACATTTTTGCTCCTAACTTGCATGCTATGGGCTTAATGACCAATCGTGATTTTGAGAATTATTCTTCACTTTTTGAATTGATGGAAGGACTAGTTGGTGCTCCCGATTTGTTGATTTATTTACGAAGCTCAATTCCTAATTTGGTTTCTCAAATTCACAAACGGGGTCGTGATTATGAAAATACTATTTCAATTGATTATTTAAGCCGATTGAATGAACGATATGAAGCTTGGATACACACTTATGACAAAGGGAAATTACTTATCATTGATGTTGACAATATAGATTTCGTAAACAATCCAGAAGATTTAGGATTTGTCATCGATAAAATTAATGCCGAAATTAACGGTTTGTTTTAA
- a CDS encoding GLPGLI family protein: MSKKLVYTSLFLLAFSISNAQKDFQGMAVYESKTSTSDFKSRLQGNKEITPEMQKMIEERMKKMFEKTFILNFDKSASIYKEEEKLDAPGTGQGGGMRMMSSMMGGGGTYYKNVKDKSYTVDKEFMGKEFLVKDSLPKLNWKMESETRMIGGYNCFKATAVRPVSQSDFRNFRPKKEEDKKTDKPKTEDKDKKTNFMDDFDMPKEITITAWYTPEIPVNQGPESYWGLPGLILEVNDGKTTVLCSKVVLNAKEKAEIKAPTNGKVISQKEYDETVIKKMEEMRQMYDGKGGDGRRMEMRMGH; encoded by the coding sequence ATGAGTAAAAAATTAGTTTATACTTCATTATTTTTATTGGCATTTAGTATTTCAAATGCTCAAAAAGATTTTCAAGGAATGGCCGTTTATGAGTCAAAAACAAGCACTTCCGATTTTAAATCTCGTTTGCAAGGGAATAAAGAAATTACTCCCGAAATGCAGAAAATGATTGAAGAGCGAATGAAAAAAATGTTTGAAAAAACATTCATTCTCAATTTTGATAAGTCAGCTTCCATCTATAAAGAAGAAGAAAAGTTAGATGCGCCAGGAACAGGACAAGGAGGAGGAATGCGAATGATGTCCTCTATGATGGGCGGTGGCGGCACCTATTATAAAAATGTAAAAGATAAAAGTTATACGGTTGATAAAGAATTTATGGGGAAAGAATTTTTAGTAAAAGATTCGTTGCCCAAATTAAACTGGAAAATGGAAAGCGAAACCAGAATGATTGGCGGCTACAACTGTTTCAAAGCAACAGCCGTTAGACCAGTAAGTCAATCCGATTTTAGAAATTTCAGACCCAAAAAAGAGGAAGATAAAAAAACAGACAAACCAAAAACCGAAGATAAAGACAAGAAAACCAATTTTATGGATGATTTTGATATGCCAAAGGAAATAACAATCACCGCTTGGTATACACCTGAAATTCCAGTAAATCAAGGGCCCGAAAGCTATTGGGGTTTGCCAGGTTTAATTCTCGAAGTCAACGATGGTAAAACGACTGTTTTATGTTCAAAGGTGGTTTTGAATGCTAAAGAAAAGGCAGAAATTAAAGCGCCAACCAACGGAAAAGTAATTTCTCAAAAAGAATACGACGAAACCGTAATAAAAAAAATGGAAGAAATGCGACAAATGTATGACGGAAAAGGTGGTGATGGAAGACGAATGGAAATGAGAATGGGGCATTAA